The Sphingobacterium bambusae genome includes a window with the following:
- the cobA gene encoding uroporphyrinogen-III C-methyltransferase, with amino-acid sequence MTGKLFIIGCGPGNPDLLTIKAYNTIIRAEIVLFDNLVSQEILDLCPKNCKKIYVGKDPYGQYVPQADINSLIGHYCHHYATVLRLKGGDPYIFGRGFEERLYANTLGIATEYIPGISSMQGAGSNDIPLTHRGVSEGVWIMTGTKSNGELTADLALAAQSNATVIIYMGMRKVAEIAGTYVRLGKGDTPAAMIQNATCPNEKSVSCLVKDLQITSLQQQIHHPAIIIIGAVVDLKLHIHTELQHLGKRII; translated from the coding sequence ATGACTGGAAAGCTTTTTATTATAGGTTGTGGCCCCGGAAACCCGGATCTTTTAACCATAAAAGCCTACAATACGATAATAAGGGCTGAGATTGTGCTGTTTGACAACTTGGTTAGTCAAGAAATACTAGATTTGTGCCCAAAAAATTGCAAAAAGATTTATGTCGGCAAAGATCCATATGGTCAATATGTGCCTCAAGCGGATATTAATAGCCTAATAGGCCACTATTGCCATCATTACGCTACGGTGCTTAGGCTCAAAGGAGGTGATCCTTATATTTTTGGGCGGGGTTTTGAAGAGCGCCTATATGCGAATACATTGGGCATAGCGACCGAATATATTCCAGGTATTAGTAGTATGCAGGGGGCGGGAAGCAACGATATTCCATTAACGCATCGCGGTGTAAGTGAAGGCGTGTGGATCATGACGGGAACAAAGAGCAATGGCGAACTTACGGCAGATTTGGCCTTGGCGGCGCAAAGTAACGCTACCGTTATCATCTACATGGGAATGAGAAAAGTAGCCGAAATAGCAGGCACCTACGTGCGCTTAGGAAAAGGTGACACACCGGCAGCTATGATACAAAATGCCACTTGTCCTAACGAAAAGTCGGTCAGCTGTCTAGTCAAAGATTTACAAATAACGAGCCTGCAACAGCAGATACATCACCCGGCCATCATTATTATAGGCGCTGTCGTCGATCTTAAGCTGCATATACATACAGAGCTGCAGCACCTGGGTAAGCGAATTATTTGA
- the nirB gene encoding nitrite reductase large subunit NirB, which produces MNTKSIVIIGNGMVSHKFCEKIKSKTDKFKITVFNEEPIRAYDRVHLTDYFKKKEGDDLFLSDLAWYNEKNIDLHLNDPIVNVNIDKKIVESQQGVIVAYDYVIFATGSAAFVPPISGIDKQGVFLYRTIADLDRIKAYAGHARKGAVIGGGLLGLEAAKALVDLQIKDTSVVEFAGRLMPRQIDDMASATLQRKLLSLGLNCLLQKSTSEILGEDRITGLAFADGSSIAADILIVSAGIKPRDELAQQTGLKIGARGGILVDEKMRTSDPHIFAIGECALFNDMIYGLVAPGYEMAEIAAATICGEQKNFHGFDMSTKLKLMGVDVASFGDPFICEPDARTIHLEDKHKGIYKRLNISADGKRLLGGILVGEAHSYNMLLQTVNNHLPIPEHPEILLFSEQAVNGKSTGAGVDTLPDSALICSCEGVTKAEISRAVTEQNCEHVDDVKKCTKAGSGCGGCVPMLKDIVTYTMKQQGKYIRNTVCEHFEYSRQELFDLMKIHEFRTYDEVLDSLGHGHGCEICKPLVSSLLASLWNEMILGKGNDTAQDSNDRFLANIQRGGTYSVVPRIPGGEILPEKLIVIGQVAEKYKLYTKITGGQRIDMFGAHLNDLPFIWEELIAAGFESGHAYGKALRTVKSCVGSTWCRFGLHDSVSFAIKIEERYRGVRAPHKFKSAVSGCIRECAEAQSKDFGIIATEKGWNLYVCGNGGSKPQHALLLASDIDSDTCIRYLDRFLMFYIHTADPLTRTATWLNKMDGGIEYLRNVVVNDSLGMAEKWEKEMQRLVDTYLCEWKVAVQDPNIRKRFVHFVNAPDEKDENVRFDEMRGQKKAADWNATVLI; this is translated from the coding sequence ATGAACACAAAAAGTATAGTAATCATAGGAAACGGAATGGTGAGTCATAAATTCTGTGAAAAAATAAAATCAAAAACAGATAAATTTAAGATAACAGTATTCAATGAAGAGCCAATACGCGCTTACGACCGCGTTCATTTAACAGATTACTTTAAAAAAAAGGAAGGCGACGATTTATTTTTATCAGATTTAGCTTGGTATAACGAAAAAAATATCGATTTACATCTTAATGATCCCATTGTTAACGTAAACATTGACAAAAAGATCGTAGAATCGCAGCAAGGGGTGATCGTTGCCTACGATTATGTTATTTTCGCGACGGGTTCTGCCGCATTTGTGCCTCCTATTTCCGGCATAGATAAACAAGGTGTATTCCTTTACCGGACGATAGCGGATTTGGATCGTATTAAAGCATATGCTGGCCATGCCAGAAAAGGAGCAGTCATCGGAGGAGGCTTATTGGGATTGGAAGCGGCAAAAGCATTGGTAGATCTACAAATTAAAGATACTTCGGTGGTCGAATTTGCAGGAAGGCTGATGCCCCGACAAATTGATGATATGGCTAGCGCTACCCTACAGCGCAAATTACTATCCCTAGGCCTTAACTGCCTGTTGCAAAAGTCTACATCCGAAATTTTAGGCGAAGATCGAATAACCGGTTTGGCATTTGCCGACGGTAGCAGCATCGCGGCAGACATCCTGATTGTTTCCGCAGGGATCAAGCCTCGCGATGAGCTAGCGCAGCAAACAGGCCTGAAGATCGGCGCTCGCGGCGGCATTTTGGTTGATGAAAAAATGCGCACATCGGATCCACATATTTTTGCGATCGGCGAATGTGCGTTGTTTAACGATATGATTTATGGCTTAGTTGCTCCAGGCTATGAGATGGCCGAAATTGCGGCAGCAACAATCTGTGGAGAACAAAAAAACTTCCATGGCTTCGACATGAGCACCAAACTGAAACTTATGGGTGTTGATGTTGCTAGTTTTGGAGATCCATTTATCTGTGAACCAGATGCTCGAACCATACACCTAGAAGATAAGCACAAAGGCATCTATAAAAGACTCAATATTAGTGCGGATGGAAAAAGATTACTAGGAGGAATATTGGTGGGGGAAGCGCATAGTTACAATATGCTTTTGCAAACGGTCAACAACCATTTGCCCATCCCGGAACATCCGGAGATACTGCTTTTTAGCGAACAAGCCGTCAACGGAAAATCTACTGGAGCGGGTGTGGACACCCTGCCGGATAGTGCACTGATCTGCAGTTGCGAAGGAGTCACCAAGGCAGAGATCAGCCGCGCCGTTACCGAACAGAACTGTGAACATGTAGATGACGTCAAGAAATGTACAAAAGCTGGATCGGGTTGCGGCGGATGCGTACCGATGTTGAAGGATATCGTGACATACACAATGAAACAACAGGGGAAATACATCCGTAATACCGTATGTGAACATTTCGAATATAGCAGACAAGAGCTTTTTGATCTGATGAAGATCCACGAGTTCCGTACGTATGACGAAGTCTTGGACAGTCTGGGACATGGACATGGCTGCGAAATATGCAAGCCACTTGTATCTTCACTCCTAGCAAGCCTTTGGAATGAAATGATACTAGGCAAGGGTAATGACACTGCGCAGGACAGTAACGATCGTTTTTTGGCAAATATCCAGCGTGGAGGAACCTACTCTGTCGTGCCTAGAATTCCTGGCGGGGAAATTTTGCCGGAGAAGCTTATTGTCATTGGTCAAGTGGCGGAGAAATACAAACTTTACACCAAAATCACGGGCGGGCAGCGCATAGATATGTTTGGCGCACATCTCAATGATCTACCTTTTATTTGGGAAGAACTTATCGCAGCAGGATTTGAAAGCGGCCATGCCTATGGAAAAGCGCTACGTACCGTCAAAAGCTGCGTGGGAAGTACATGGTGTCGATTTGGCCTACATGACAGCGTTTCCTTTGCTATAAAAATTGAGGAACGCTATCGCGGGGTACGCGCGCCACATAAATTCAAATCAGCTGTCAGCGGATGTATACGCGAATGTGCCGAGGCGCAAAGCAAGGACTTCGGTATCATTGCCACCGAAAAAGGATGGAACCTTTACGTATGCGGTAATGGCGGTAGCAAGCCACAGCATGCCCTACTGTTGGCCAGCGATATAGATAGCGATACCTGCATCCGTTACCTCGATCGATTTCTGATGTTCTATATACATACCGCAGATCCACTGACACGCACAGCCACTTGGTTAAATAAGATGGATGGTGGAATCGAATACTTGCGAAATGTAGTTGTCAACGACAGTTTGGGTATGGCTGAGAAGTGGGAAAAAGAAATGCAGCGGCTAGTTGATACCTATCTGTGTGAATGGAAAGTAGCCGTACAGGATCCGAATATCCGCAAACGCTTTGTTCATTTTGTGAATGCTCCAGACGAAAAAGATGAGAACGTAAGATTTGACGAAATGCGCGGACAAAAGAAAGCCGCTGACTGGAACGCCACCGTTTTAATATAA
- the nirD gene encoding nitrite reductase small subunit NirD, with amino-acid sequence MKTLNSISWQQVCRIEDAIDNGGVCLKVDNQQIALFYFKRRNAWYATQNECPHKKQMILSRGMIGSLGETPKVACPFHKKTFALDTGECLSGDECAIKTYPVKVEAGMVYISLDN; translated from the coding sequence ATGAAAACATTGAATAGCATTTCATGGCAGCAAGTTTGTCGCATTGAAGATGCGATAGATAATGGCGGTGTCTGCCTGAAAGTGGACAACCAACAGATCGCACTCTTCTATTTTAAGCGCCGCAATGCATGGTATGCCACACAAAATGAATGTCCGCACAAAAAGCAGATGATCTTAAGCCGAGGAATGATCGGTTCGCTGGGCGAGACGCCTAAGGTAGCCTGCCCATTTCACAAAAAAACATTCGCACTAGACACGGGCGAATGCTTGTCTGGAGACGAGTGTGCGATCAAGACCTACCCGGTCAAGGTTGAAGCTGGAATGGTTTATATTTCCTTGGATAACTAA
- a CDS encoding formate/nitrite transporter family protein — protein MDYITPKEVADNMMTTAIYKSQLRITDLLIRGALSGALLAISVTLALMATTQTSLSLMGAFVFPVGFVIIIILGLELVTGSFALVPLAYMEKHISGLKMLENLFWVFVGNLIGSLLFAVLFWAASTESGQLKEIGIIEQAMVSIAEKKTTGYASHGAPGLFSAFVKAILCNWMVCMGVIMSMTSKSTLGKILAAGIPIFIFFALGYEHAVVNMFVIPAGMMFGAKVTVSDWWLYNQFIVTAGNIVGGLLFTGMAIYYTHTSKEHRLSSK, from the coding sequence ATGGATTACATCACACCAAAAGAAGTTGCCGACAACATGATGACGACGGCAATCTACAAGTCCCAACTACGTATTACCGACTTACTAATCAGAGGTGCGCTTTCCGGTGCGTTATTAGCGATTTCCGTTACGTTGGCATTAATGGCCACTACACAAACCTCCTTGAGCCTGATGGGCGCTTTCGTTTTTCCCGTAGGTTTTGTGATTATCATTATACTTGGCTTGGAGCTGGTCACGGGCAGCTTTGCGCTGGTACCGCTCGCCTACATGGAAAAGCACATTTCAGGATTGAAAATGCTGGAAAATTTGTTTTGGGTATTTGTAGGAAATCTCATCGGCAGCCTGCTTTTCGCCGTACTATTCTGGGCGGCTAGTACCGAATCAGGACAGCTGAAAGAAATCGGTATCATCGAACAGGCCATGGTCTCCATAGCTGAGAAAAAAACAACAGGGTATGCGAGTCATGGGGCTCCGGGATTGTTTTCTGCTTTTGTAAAGGCGATACTATGCAACTGGATGGTTTGCATGGGGGTAATTATGTCGATGACCTCCAAGTCTACCTTAGGCAAGATATTAGCAGCTGGTATTCCCATCTTTATATTCTTCGCATTGGGCTACGAACATGCCGTTGTGAACATGTTTGTTATTCCGGCAGGCATGATGTTCGGCGCAAAGGTAACGGTTAGCGACTGGTGGCTGTACAACCAATTCATTGTTACGGCGGGGAACATCGTTGGCGGGTTATTATTCACGGGCATGGCCATTTACTACACCCATACATCCAAAGAACATCGATTATCCAGCAAATAA
- a CDS encoding Crp/Fnr family transcriptional regulator has protein sequence MCKHVIPAWTELINANRELVKLKKGEQLIQENTPVNGVYFVQEGSIKVFKKWGDSKESIVRFANKGSVVGHRGFSSTQSIFPISATAQENSELCFVPIDFFRTVLKGNPDFTYEMLMFYADELQVSEQKADNQVRLSVKGRLAWSILQLEDQMGVGADGFVAITISKTDLASYVGSTYETIYRMMLELEKEQVIQTANKRIKIVNRVRLMEYSLC, from the coding sequence ATGTGTAAACATGTTATTCCTGCATGGACGGAGCTGATCAATGCAAATAGAGAGCTCGTAAAACTAAAAAAGGGAGAACAGCTTATTCAGGAGAACACGCCGGTAAATGGTGTTTATTTCGTACAAGAAGGCTCCATCAAGGTTTTTAAAAAGTGGGGTGATTCGAAAGAGAGCATAGTCCGTTTCGCCAACAAAGGCAGTGTTGTGGGACATCGTGGTTTTTCATCAACCCAAAGTATCTTTCCAATATCCGCCACTGCGCAGGAAAATAGCGAATTATGCTTCGTGCCTATAGATTTTTTTAGAACCGTCCTGAAAGGAAATCCGGATTTCACCTACGAGATGTTGATGTTCTATGCAGATGAGCTTCAAGTTTCCGAGCAAAAGGCAGATAATCAGGTGCGATTATCTGTCAAAGGGCGATTGGCATGGAGTATTTTACAGTTGGAAGATCAAATGGGGGTAGGAGCAGATGGCTTTGTTGCGATAACGATCTCCAAGACTGATTTGGCATCCTACGTAGGGAGCACCTATGAAACTATCTATCGCATGATGCTAGAGCTGGAAAAAGAGCAGGTAATCCAAACAGCAAATAAGCGAATTAAAATAGTAAACCGTGTAAGGTTAATGGAATATAGCTTATGCTAA
- a CDS encoding CheR family methyltransferase translates to MTKDMASFLSKDKQFPVVGVGASAGGLEAFKAMLKGIPENSGIAFILVQHLLPGTNSLLPELLQKVTTIPVVSITEHLPIEPNHVYVIPPNKVVTVADGYLKLNLRSVKEKSNRAVDVLFNSLAVAYDASSAAVILSGSGEDGTQGLMSIRERGGLTIAQDSTAEFPAMPNHAVDANIIDFVLPPEQIGIKLSTFFGLTRPDWSLDMEERAGDEEDTYRKILLQVQQHMGADFSLYKQTTIRRRIVRRMLMLKLDDIQAYQKYLEENPAEEESLFYDLLIPVTSFFRDQSAFNALKTKILPDLLQSKKAEDPIRIWVAGCSTGQEPYSIAIALEELFGERLSQQRVQIFATDISEKSIKKARSGSYLKKELTGLTALQLSRYFDKSNDQFVVKKRIRDLCVFAAHSFLKDPPFARMDLISCRNVMIYFKPFLQKKALATFHYALRDKGLLWLGKSESAGTASEFFHSLDKKNKFYTRKSVNRRYITVMGERKESAYKANNDMLRTKDIRIEDYQKSADELMLAKFMPVSVIVNEQFDIVQFRGSSATFLEPPSGKATFNIIKMAKEGLAFELRNALHRAKSAREPYLKEGISFKGGESLVSIEVLPLLNTIDLYYLVVFKEMAMAPPRKRLSSKLKRSAEEERILQLEEELAQVREDMRAISEDQELTNEELQSSNEELVSGSEELQSLNEELETSKEELQSTNEELLTVNQELFDSNEELTSSRKLAEATIAVLHEPLLMLDKDLIIQLANQAFCQTFKIKEATAIGTSIYQLQDGAWNIPGLTKEFTKIQSRDETMVEKEIAFTFPSIGERVIKFNIQPVSKPNGEQLILLALDDITARKADIHEQKVFAEELQKQINEKIKLERQKNDFISMASHELKTPVTSIKGYTQALQRRFSKEGNIDAEGFLRKMDNQINKLTALIGDLLDATKVTAGQLQYNIEDFDFNELILEITEEMQQTSRKHKIKLSLDNNVLVSGDRNRIGQVVTNLLSNAIKYSPSASEVLIDTSVSDNQVTVKVKDHGIGISKKHQENVFDQFFRASSVSDKNFAGLGLGLFIANEIIKRHRGKITVSSEEDVGSVFSIVLPIERLLED, encoded by the coding sequence ATGACGAAAGACATGGCATCATTCCTGAGTAAAGATAAGCAGTTTCCTGTTGTCGGTGTTGGTGCATCTGCTGGAGGACTGGAAGCATTCAAAGCAATGCTGAAAGGCATACCAGAGAATTCCGGCATCGCCTTTATATTGGTGCAGCACTTGCTGCCGGGGACGAACAGCTTGCTGCCCGAATTGCTACAAAAGGTTACCACGATTCCGGTGGTCTCCATTACCGAACATCTTCCTATTGAGCCAAATCACGTATATGTTATCCCGCCCAACAAAGTAGTTACCGTGGCCGATGGCTATCTAAAGCTTAACCTGCGTTCCGTCAAAGAGAAATCCAACCGGGCGGTGGACGTCTTGTTCAATTCGTTAGCGGTCGCGTATGATGCTAGCTCAGCCGCCGTGATCCTATCGGGTAGTGGCGAGGATGGTACGCAAGGTTTGATGTCTATTCGGGAGCGTGGCGGTTTGACCATTGCGCAGGACAGTACGGCTGAATTTCCGGCCATGCCCAACCATGCGGTGGATGCCAATATTATCGACTTTGTGCTTCCACCCGAACAGATCGGCATAAAGCTATCCACCTTCTTTGGTCTTACAAGGCCGGATTGGTCTTTGGACATGGAGGAGCGTGCCGGAGATGAAGAGGATACCTATAGAAAAATTCTACTGCAGGTACAGCAACATATGGGTGCAGACTTTAGCTTGTACAAGCAGACTACCATCCGGCGCCGAATCGTGCGGCGGATGCTCATGCTTAAGTTGGACGATATTCAGGCCTACCAAAAATACCTGGAAGAAAATCCTGCCGAAGAAGAGTCGCTCTTCTACGATCTGCTCATTCCGGTCACGAGCTTTTTTCGCGATCAGTCTGCCTTTAATGCCTTGAAGACTAAGATTCTTCCGGACTTGCTGCAAAGTAAGAAAGCCGAGGATCCCATACGCATTTGGGTGGCCGGTTGTTCAACAGGGCAGGAGCCTTATTCCATAGCTATCGCCCTTGAGGAGTTGTTCGGCGAACGATTGTCGCAGCAGCGAGTACAAATATTTGCGACTGATATTTCGGAGAAATCGATCAAGAAGGCGCGAAGCGGCAGCTACCTCAAAAAGGAATTGACCGGGTTGACGGCTTTACAGCTTTCGCGTTACTTTGACAAGTCCAATGATCAATTTGTTGTAAAAAAGCGCATCAGAGACCTCTGTGTGTTTGCTGCACACAGTTTTCTTAAAGATCCGCCATTTGCGCGTATGGACTTGATATCTTGTAGAAATGTGATGATCTATTTTAAACCTTTTCTACAGAAAAAAGCGCTCGCCACCTTTCATTATGCGTTGCGTGATAAGGGATTGCTGTGGCTAGGAAAGTCGGAATCTGCCGGTACGGCCTCCGAGTTTTTTCATTCACTTGATAAAAAAAATAAGTTCTATACCCGTAAGTCTGTCAACCGTCGTTACATCACGGTGATGGGCGAACGCAAAGAATCAGCTTACAAAGCCAATAACGATATGCTCCGAACAAAGGATATAAGAATCGAAGATTACCAAAAAAGTGCGGACGAGCTGATGCTAGCCAAGTTTATGCCGGTTAGTGTTATTGTCAACGAGCAGTTTGATATTGTACAGTTTCGAGGTTCCTCGGCTACGTTTTTGGAACCACCATCGGGCAAGGCTACCTTCAACATTATCAAAATGGCGAAAGAAGGACTCGCCTTTGAATTGCGTAATGCCCTGCATCGCGCCAAAAGCGCACGCGAGCCCTATCTGAAAGAAGGCATATCCTTTAAAGGTGGCGAATCCCTCGTGTCTATAGAGGTGCTTCCGCTACTGAATACCATTGACTTATATTATTTGGTGGTATTTAAGGAAATGGCCATGGCCCCGCCTCGGAAGCGCCTTAGCTCCAAGCTGAAACGTTCGGCAGAAGAGGAGCGTATCCTGCAACTAGAGGAGGAGTTGGCCCAAGTTCGCGAAGATATGCGTGCGATTTCCGAAGATCAGGAGCTCACCAACGAGGAACTGCAAAGCTCTAACGAAGAGTTGGTTAGTGGCAGCGAGGAGCTGCAAAGCTTGAACGAGGAGCTCGAGACCAGTAAGGAAGAATTGCAGAGTACCAATGAGGAACTGCTTACCGTCAACCAAGAACTTTTTGATAGTAATGAGGAACTTACGTCCAGCCGGAAGTTAGCCGAGGCTACCATTGCGGTGCTCCATGAACCACTGTTGATGCTCGACAAAGATCTAATTATACAGCTGGCCAATCAAGCCTTCTGTCAGACATTTAAGATCAAGGAGGCGACGGCCATTGGTACCAGCATCTACCAATTGCAGGATGGCGCATGGAATATTCCGGGACTGACTAAGGAATTTACCAAGATTCAGTCGCGAGATGAAACGATGGTGGAAAAAGAAATTGCTTTTACCTTTCCTTCCATCGGTGAACGGGTGATCAAATTTAATATTCAGCCAGTCAGTAAGCCCAATGGTGAACAATTGATTCTCTTGGCCTTGGATGATATCACGGCGCGTAAGGCCGATATACATGAACAAAAAGTATTTGCCGAAGAGTTACAGAAGCAAATTAATGAGAAGATAAAACTAGAACGTCAGAAAAATGACTTTATCAGTATGGCCTCCCATGAGCTCAAGACACCAGTTACCAGCATCAAGGGCTACACCCAGGCCTTGCAACGCCGGTTTAGCAAAGAAGGTAATATCGATGCGGAGGGCTTCTTGAGAAAAATGGACAACCAGATCAATAAGCTTACCGCACTGATCGGGGACTTGCTCGATGCTACCAAGGTTACTGCTGGGCAGTTGCAGTACAATATCGAAGATTTTGACTTCAACGAGCTTATCCTAGAAATTACCGAGGAGATGCAGCAAACATCAAGAAAACATAAAATAAAGCTTTCTTTGGATAATAATGTGCTCGTCTCTGGCGACAGGAATCGTATAGGCCAAGTGGTTACCAACTTACTTTCCAACGCGATAAAATATTCACCCAGCGCTAGTGAAGTGCTTATTGATACCTCGGTTTCCGATAATCAGGTAACCGTAAAGGTGAAAGACCATGGCATTGGCATCTCTAAAAAGCACCAGGAAAATGTATTCGACCAATTTTTCCGGGCTAGTAGCGTTTCGGACAAGAATTTTGCTGGCTTGGGCTTAGGCCTTTTTATAGCCAATGAGATCATCAAGCGCCATCGGGGTAAAATTACGGTGAGCAGCGAAGAAGACGTCGGGTCGGTTTTCTCCATCGTGTTGCCTATTGAACGCCTGTTGGAAGACTGA
- a CDS encoding VOC family protein: MIAFLHVYVSDVDEVYHRALKFGCEGLEEPVQKEGEQDKRGMFKDFAGNMWSVTTQLP, from the coding sequence TCGCGTTTTTGCATGTATATGTTTCGGATGTCGATGAAGTTTATCATCGAGCGCTGAAATTTGGATGCGAGGGCTTAGAGGAGCCTGTGCAAAAAGAAGGGGAGCAGGATAAGCGTGGAATGTTTAAAGACTTCGCAGGAAATATGTGGTCAGTCACCACACAGCTTCCTTAA